In one Hoplias malabaricus isolate fHopMal1 chromosome X1, fHopMal1.hap1, whole genome shotgun sequence genomic region, the following are encoded:
- the LOC136675984 gene encoding LIM zinc-binding domain-containing Nebulette-like: MNPHCARCGKIVYATEKVNCLDKYWHKGCFHCEVCKMTLNMNNYKGYEKKPYCNSHYPKQTFTIVADTPENLRLRQQSELQSQVKYRKDFEDSKGRGLRFLVDTPEVQRLKKAQDQISNVKYHKDYDMPGLHGVTQDMQGAYLVRAQGRPNNQTMSSSTTQQGVHQYIMEMDRRPGVIVAPVLPGAYYPSGHNQGHSYMHQTSMHSLRSMQQRSHPSTMSVYRALYDYTAQDCDEVSFRDGDVIHSVQPIDEGWLYGTVQRTGRSGMLPANYVEGIR; this comes from the exons atgaacCCTCATTGTGCACGCTGTGGCAAAATAGTCTACGCTACAGAGAAGGTGAACTGCTTGGACAAG TACTGGCACAAAGGCTGCTTCCACTGTGAGGTGTGCAAAATGACCCTCAACATGAACAACTACAAAGGATACGAGAAGAAACCCTACTGCAATTC GCACTACCCAAAACAGACGTTTACCATTGTGGCTGATACCCCTGAAAATCTGCGCCTGAGACAGCAGAGTGAGCTGCAGAGTCAG GTGAAATACAGGAAAGATTTTGAGGACAGTAAGGGCCGTGGTCTCCGATTTCTTGTGGACACACCGGAGGTGCAGAGACTGAAGAAAGCCCAGGATCAGATCAGCAAC GTAAAATACCATAAGGATTATGACATGCCAGGGTTGCACGGGGTCACTCAGGACATGCAAGGGGCTTATCTTGTTCGAGCGCAGGGGAGGCCCAACAATCAGACCATGAGcagcagcacaacacaacaGGGTGTCCATCAGTACATCATGGAAATGGACCGGAGGCCAGGCGTCATTGTGG CGCCTGTCCTTCCTGGGGCGTACTACCCGAGTGGACACAACCAGGGTCACAGCTACATGCATCAGACAAGCATGCACTCCCTCAGGTCAATGCAGCAACGATCACATCCCTCTACCATG AGTGTTTACAGGGCTTTGTATGACTACACAGCTCAGGACTGTGACGAGGTGTCGTTTCGAGACGGCGATGTGATCCACAGTGTGCAGCCCATAGACGAAGGCTGGCTGTACGGCACGGTGCAGAGGACCGGACGCTCGGGCATGCTGCCCGCCAACTACGTAGAGGGCATTCGCTAA
- the LOC136675983 gene encoding serine/threonine-protein kinase RIO1-like, with the protein MNSERFSDVPSIVPGQFDDAEESASDSEVSQSTGQPPTLDKLSGVSLQTLSLEPSQQDDDDEEEEEEQEDYDWDWCESTGDFTKRYAAVRPCNNQQANRQNSKLHNMSTPSDKVLRKYENKINLDKLDYADSVINKVTVMQKQRDADTYRVKDKSDRATVEQVLDPRTRMILFKMLSRGIISEINGCISTGKEANVYHATTAKGESRAIKIYKTSILLFKDRDKYVSGEFRFRHGYCKGNPRKMVRTWAEKEMRNLIRLQTAGIPSPEPILLRSHVLVMDFIGKDDTPAPLLKNAALSESKARELYLQVIQNMRLMYQDARLVHADLSEFNMLYHDGDAYIIDVSQSVEHDHPHALEFLRKDCSNINDFFQKHNVAVMTVRELFEFVTDPSITKDNINQYLDKAMEIASARTAEERSNQDKVDEEVFKKAYIPRTLNEVSHYERDVDTMMNRDQESENVQDDSILYQTVTGLKKDLSGVQTVPSLLEKCAEAEGSSSEDDEDSGAEGTQENSEQDPAQALDKKERKKLVKEAQREKRRNKVPKHVKKRREKVSKMKK; encoded by the exons atgaacagtgagaGATTTTCCGATGTTCCGTCGATTGTTCCGGGGCAGTTTGATGACGCAGAGGAGTCGGCAAG TGACTCAGAAGTGAGCCAGAGTACAGGCCAGCCTCCAACACTGGACAAGCTCAGTGGAGTGAGCTTACAGACTTTGTCCCTTGAACCTTCACAGCAAGATGATGATGacgaagaagaggaggaggaacaagaGGACTATGATTGGGACTGGTGTGAGTCAACAGGAGATTTTACCAAGCGCTATGCCGCAGTGAGGCCTTGCAACAATCAACAG GCAAATCGACAAAACTCAAAATTACATAACATGAGCACTCCATCAGATAAGGTCCTGAGGAAgtatgaaaacaaaataaatcttg ATAAACTGGACTACGCAGATTCGGTTATCAACAAGGTCACAGTGATGCAAAAACAAAGAGATGCAGACAC GTATCGGGTTAAGGATAAGTCAGACAGAGCTACAGTAGAACAG GTCTTGGACCCCAGAACCCGCATGATTCTCTTCAAAATGCTCAGCAGAGGAATAATCTCAGAAATCAACGGCTGTATCAGCACAGGCAAAGAG GCCAATGTTTACCATGCAACCACAGCAAAGGGGGAAAGTCGAGCCATTAAGATTTACAAGACGTCCATTCTGCTTTTTAAAGACCGGGATAAATACGTCAGTGGAGAGTTCAG GTTTCGACACGGCTACTGTAAAGGGAACCCGAGGAAGATGGTCCGAACGTGGGCAGAGAAGGAGATGAGGAATTTGATCAG GCTTCAGACGGCAGGCATCCCAAGCCCTGAGCCCATCTTGCTCCGGAGCCATGTTCTGGTCATGGACTTCATCGGAAAAGATGACAC GCCTGCTCCTCTGTTGAAGAATGCTGCTCTGTCTGAATCCAAAGCTCGAGAACTGTATCTGCAGGTCATCCAGAACATGAGGCTGATGTATCAGGATGCTCGGCTGGTGCATGCTGACCTCAGCGAGTTTAACATGCT GTATCATGATGGAGATGCCTATATCATAGACGTTTCTCAGTCTGTGGAGCACGATCATCCACACGCCTTGGAGTTTCTCCGTAAAGACTGCAGCAATATCAATG ACTTCTTCCAGAAGCATAACGTTGCAGTGATGACGGTGAGGGAGCTTTTTGAGTTTGTCACAGACCCCTCCATCACAAAAGACAACATCAACCAGTATCTAGACAAG GCGATGGAGATAGCTTCAGCAAGAACAGCAGAGGAGAGATCCAACCAAGACAAAGTGGATGAGGAG GTATTCAAGAAAGCCTACATTCCTCGTACTCTTAACGAAGTGAGTCATTATGAACGGGATGTGGACACTATGATGAACAGGGATCAGGAGTCTGAGAACGTCCAGGATGACAGT aTCCTGTACCAGACAGTTACGGGCCTCAAAAAGGACCTTTCGGGCGTGCAGACG GTTCCCTCTTTGCTGGAGAAGTGTGCTGAAGCTGAGGGGTCGAGCAGTGAAGATGATGAGGACTCTGGAGCAGAAGGCACGCAAGAAAATAGTGAACAGGACCCAGCACAGGCTCTGGATAAAAAG GAAAGGAAGAAATTGGTCAAAGAAGCTCAGAGAGAGAAACGAAGAAACAAAGTGCCCAAGCATGTGAAAAAGCGCAGGGAGAAGGTTTCCAAGATGAAGAAATGA